A part of Nocardioides sp. WS12 genomic DNA contains:
- a CDS encoding RNA-binding S4 domain-containing protein: MDVGIRDASIRLGQFLKLANLVESGAEAKPPIADGLVTVNGEVETRRGRQLVPGDVVELAGQAARVAEGDTPDNLPW, encoded by the coding sequence ATGGACGTCGGCATCCGCGACGCATCGATCCGGCTCGGTCAGTTCCTCAAGCTCGCGAACCTCGTCGAGTCGGGGGCGGAGGCGAAGCCGCCCATCGCCGACGGACTGGTCACGGTGAACGGCGAGGTCGAGACCCGGCGCGGACGACAGCTGGTCCCGGGGGACGTCGTGGAACTGGCAGGGCAGGCCGCCCGGGTCGCTGAAGGCGACACCCCGGACAACCTGCCCTGGTAA
- a CDS encoding MFS transporter, translating into MTTTSPGPAAATGTPADDLPGAPLLTVVVLCFGGLVTALTQTMVIPIQGELGRLLGTTEANASWVVTATLVAGAVAMPIAGRLGDLFGKQRVLAICAGALVLGSLVCALSNTLVPMLAGRLLQGLAMGFIPVGIALMREVTPPRLTATGIAAMSATLGVGGAIALPLSAWIVQHYSWHALFWVSTVLAAAVALAVVALVPHVRDAVPGRFDAVGAVGLAIGLVALLVAVSKGNEWGWAHGRTIGLAIAGVLVLLAWGSYELRVSDPLCDLRVSARRPVLLTNIAAIAIGFGMLAQAIVVPRLLQAPVETGYGLGQTLIETGLWLAPGGLVMMAFSPVSGRLIGLLGARVTLMIGGIVLGLGYLFAVFLTDAPWQLMVANCITSAGVGIGYAAMPTLILENVPVSEAGSAVGINGLMRSIGTSIAAAVMVAILTATTVDFGGHALPSADAFRACFIVGAGAAFLGVLFAGLVPRRRTA; encoded by the coding sequence GCGGCCACCGGTACGCCCGCCGATGATCTCCCGGGCGCGCCGCTCCTCACCGTGGTGGTGCTCTGCTTCGGTGGCCTTGTCACCGCCCTCACCCAGACCATGGTGATCCCGATCCAGGGCGAGCTCGGCAGGTTGCTCGGCACCACCGAGGCCAACGCCTCCTGGGTGGTCACGGCAACGCTGGTGGCCGGAGCCGTCGCCATGCCGATCGCCGGCCGCCTCGGAGACCTGTTCGGCAAGCAGCGGGTCCTGGCGATCTGCGCCGGTGCCCTCGTCCTCGGGTCCCTCGTCTGCGCCCTGAGCAACACGCTCGTGCCGATGCTCGCTGGCCGGCTGCTGCAGGGCCTGGCCATGGGCTTCATCCCTGTCGGCATCGCCCTCATGCGCGAGGTCACCCCGCCGCGACTGACCGCCACCGGCATCGCCGCGATGAGCGCCACCCTCGGCGTCGGCGGCGCGATCGCGCTCCCGCTGTCCGCGTGGATCGTTCAGCACTACAGCTGGCACGCCCTGTTCTGGGTCTCGACCGTGCTGGCCGCTGCCGTGGCGCTGGCCGTCGTCGCCCTGGTCCCGCACGTCCGCGACGCGGTGCCCGGCCGGTTCGACGCGGTGGGTGCCGTCGGTCTCGCGATCGGTCTCGTCGCGCTGCTCGTCGCCGTGTCCAAGGGCAACGAGTGGGGCTGGGCGCACGGCCGCACCATCGGCCTCGCCATCGCCGGCGTGCTGGTGCTCCTCGCCTGGGGCAGCTACGAGCTGCGCGTCAGTGACCCGCTGTGCGACCTGCGGGTCAGCGCCCGCCGCCCGGTCCTGCTGACCAATATCGCCGCGATCGCGATCGGCTTCGGGATGCTCGCCCAGGCCATCGTCGTACCCCGCCTGCTGCAGGCGCCGGTCGAGACGGGTTACGGCCTGGGGCAGACCCTGATCGAGACCGGGCTCTGGCTGGCTCCCGGCGGGCTCGTGATGATGGCGTTCTCGCCCGTCTCCGGGCGCCTGATCGGGCTCCTCGGCGCGCGCGTGACCCTGATGATCGGCGGGATCGTGCTCGGGCTCGGCTACCTCTTCGCCGTGTTCCTCACCGACGCCCCGTGGCAACTCATGGTGGCGAACTGCATCACCTCGGCCGGCGTGGGCATCGGGTACGCCGCCATGCCGACCCTGATCCTCGAGAACGTCCCGGTGAGCGAGGCCGGTTCGGCGGTCGGCATCAACGGGCTGATGCGGTCCATCGGCACCAGCATCGCGGCCGCCGTGATGGTCGCGATCCTGACCGCCACGACCGTCGACTTCGGCGGTCACGCGCTCCCCAGCGCCGACGCCTTCCGGGCCTGCTTCATCGTCGGCGCGGGCGCCGCCTTCCTCGGCGTCCTGTTCGCCGGACTGGTCCCGCGCCGTCGTACCGCCTGA
- a CDS encoding DUF445 domain-containing protein, which yields MSGPLIATDPSSDEIRRSALRRMRTVAVSLLLFAAAVYLATLGRDGFWGFVNAGAEASMVGAIADWFAVTALFKHPLGLPIPHTALIPKRKDDLGKGLEEFVGDNFLQEAIIRERVLGIGVAQRVGDWLAVPANAERVVKEGSEIAAIALGKVRDDHIEALVTEALVPRFHEEPIAPLLGGLLGEALQDNLHHGLVDLMIDEIHGWLVANPETVYAVIGERAPAWAPERLNEVVVERAHRYLVRWVEEIQVNPHHRARKALDSMLVRLSQDLLVNPDTQQRAERLKDRVLDHPAVIKTAISMWKALRKALLTSLDDPQGAVRRRLLVEVEGASSRLRTDAALRDRLDKMAADGAVFAVERYGAELTAVITHTIERWDGKEAAQRIELHVGRDLQFIRINGTIVGGLVGVLIHALSVAIH from the coding sequence GTGTCAGGTCCCTTGATCGCCACCGACCCGTCCTCCGACGAGATCCGGCGCAGCGCGCTGCGCCGGATGCGCACGGTGGCCGTCTCCCTGCTCCTGTTCGCCGCTGCCGTCTACCTCGCGACGCTGGGCCGGGACGGATTCTGGGGCTTCGTCAACGCCGGCGCCGAGGCGTCGATGGTCGGCGCGATCGCGGACTGGTTCGCCGTCACGGCCCTCTTCAAGCACCCGCTCGGTCTCCCGATCCCGCACACGGCGCTCATCCCGAAGCGCAAGGACGACCTCGGCAAGGGACTCGAGGAGTTCGTCGGTGACAACTTCCTCCAGGAGGCGATCATCCGGGAGCGGGTGCTCGGCATCGGCGTCGCGCAGCGCGTGGGGGACTGGCTGGCCGTCCCGGCGAACGCCGAACGCGTCGTGAAGGAGGGCTCCGAGATCGCTGCCATCGCGCTCGGCAAGGTGCGCGACGACCACATCGAGGCCCTGGTGACCGAGGCGCTGGTCCCGCGCTTCCACGAGGAACCCATCGCCCCACTGCTCGGCGGCCTGCTCGGTGAGGCGCTCCAGGACAACCTGCACCACGGCCTCGTCGACCTGATGATCGACGAGATCCACGGCTGGCTGGTCGCCAACCCCGAGACCGTCTACGCGGTCATCGGGGAGCGGGCGCCGGCCTGGGCGCCCGAACGGCTCAATGAAGTCGTCGTCGAACGCGCCCACCGGTACCTGGTGCGCTGGGTCGAGGAGATCCAGGTCAACCCCCACCACCGGGCCCGCAAGGCGCTCGACTCGATGCTCGTCAGGTTGTCCCAGGACCTGCTGGTCAACCCCGACACCCAGCAGCGCGCCGAGCGGCTCAAGGACCGGGTGCTCGATCACCCCGCCGTGATCAAGACCGCGATCTCGATGTGGAAGGCCCTCCGCAAGGCCTTGCTCACCTCGCTCGACGACCCCCAGGGCGCCGTACGACGCCGGCTGCTGGTCGAGGTCGAAGGCGCCTCCTCGCGCCTGCGCACCGACGCTGCGCTGCGCGACCGGCTCGACAAGATGGCCGCCGACGGCGCCGTCTTCGCCGTGGAGCGGTACGGCGCCGAACTGACCGCCGTCATCACGCACACCATCGAGCGGTGGGACGGCAAGGAAGCCGCCCAGCGGATCGAGCTCCACGTGGGGCGCGACCTGCAGTTCATCCGGATCAACGGCACCATCGTGGGCGGCCTGGTCGGCGTCCTCATCCACGCGTTGTCCGTCGCGATCCACTGA
- a CDS encoding FKBP-type peptidyl-prolyl cis-trans isomerase: MEKPEIDFVDPTPPTDLVITDLTVGDGAEATSGSTVSVHYVGVALSTGEEFDASYNRGTPLQFRLGIGQVISGWDTGVQGMKVGGRRQLVIPPHLGYGDRGAGGAIKGGETLIFVVDLLEVR, translated from the coding sequence AAAGCCTGAAATCGACTTCGTCGACCCCACCCCGCCCACCGACCTCGTGATCACCGACCTCACCGTCGGCGACGGCGCCGAGGCCACGTCCGGCAGCACCGTCTCGGTCCACTACGTCGGCGTCGCCCTGTCCACGGGCGAGGAGTTCGACGCGTCGTACAACCGCGGCACCCCGCTGCAGTTCCGCCTCGGCATCGGCCAGGTCATCTCCGGCTGGGACACCGGCGTGCAGGGCATGAAGGTCGGCGGCCGCCGCCAGCTCGTCATCCCGCCCCACCTGGGCTACGGCGACCGTGGCGCCGGCGGTGCCATCAAGGGTGGCGAGACCCTGATCTTCGTCGTGGACCTGCTCGAAGTTCGCTGA